The following nucleotide sequence is from Penicillium digitatum chromosome 5, complete sequence.
CATCATCTGGGCATTGGTGAGTCCTGGCTCGTTCTCTACGGCCGCCTTGTCAAGTATCCATTGAAGCTTGGACATCTTGGCGAGTAAACGCGTAGAATTGTAGTTGCTGATAGTTGCGAGCAGACCAATGGAACGTCCAAGCAAAGCGGTTAGGCAACACCAAGGTGAGGAAGTTGAACTAAGAATAAAATCATGGTATAGAGAGTACAAAAATGGGGGATAAGATTATCAATATATCCTTGCCCACCCAGGATGAGtcctcttttctttcccgAGTGCGATAAGAAAGGAGTAGGATGCAGGTTTACAGTCTTGGAGGCATCCATGATGGCTCAGGCCATCATGGGCCTATCATAGCCATCTGCAGGCAGTGGCCGAATGAGCTCAAGTAAGAATTCTCGTTATCTCCAGGAACTGGCGTCAGAATCCGCAATCTTGCAACGTTAGCTCCGCTCGCCTGCACATGTTGAATGTGAGCGTGAATTGTGATTGGCTGCCCGTAATCTATGCTTTGATATGGAGAAAAGCTGGAGATAGACAAGGGAGATCTTGGCGTTGACTCGATGAGATCGAGTAATAAGGATAGGGTCACGTGTTGTAAACGGGAACAGACCCTTGGCTGctcctatgttgtatagatCAAGGCAGTTACTGAGATTCAATTTCGGTAGATGCAATTACCTGAAATCCAACTATTCTGACTGCAACGCTACCTAGATCTATAAATACCAGGAGACGCGTGGACAGATGATGTTGTCTCACCCTTCATACGGAGGATTGAGAACCGCTTGGTAAAATGAAGTGCAGTGATTTTCTCTGCCGCTTAGTAGCATTTAATGGTAGTGCCAAAAGACAGAAACGCTGGTACAAATAAGCTTATTTACTACTATTAAAAGTCGTGGGATTATTCACTCTCCACAACCTACTAATACACAAACTCCACGGTTACAGTGATAGGTAGACAAGCGCCAAGAATAGTGGAATGATCTTGTTCTTGGGAAAGGATTGTTGGAATAAAGGATGCATGATGTAAAAGAAGCTACCGATAGTTCATACACTCCGCGCGAGTACCACATGGACATTAAAGACGCCAGAGGCGAATGTGCAAGAGTACAAAATTGAATTGACAGATCAACTATGAGAGCCTCCTGAAAATGAAAAATCCCAAGTCCCTATGCTATGATGATAGACGACAAGATGGACGAGAAGAGTCGTCCCAGTGAACCTGTCACTTGTGTAATCCCTGATATGATGGACTCCCTCAAATGCAATGATGATGAATGACAGAACCGAGTTCCCGAAAGATCCTAGGAGGACACATACCGCAATAAAAGAGATAAGACGAAAATTAAAGACGTACATGAGACCAAACAAATATGATGAAAACAGGGGGAAGAACGGTGGGATGGAACAAAGCCCAAACAAACACATCTCCCAGTGGAATACATAGCCGGATGATCAATTTCCGGATTTGTCGCAGACAAATGACAGGAATAGAACGATGAACAAGATAATACCCATGGTAAATGGCAAAAATAAAACTTGAAGCAACTTGGGGGGTATCGCTGTGTCGGAAATGGATGGCAATGGTGTAATAAACAAAACGTCCGACGGTGGAGAAATGCACAGATGAGAGCAAAGAGTGGGATATGATGCAGGAAAGAGACAAACGCCGGGACCTTGGTTGATGCTGACATTGATAGGGAAAAGATTCCAGATTgggagagagatgatatgaAAAGCCAGCACAAAGCGGCAGTGGTAGTTGTAGAGATGGGGGGACATGAGATGTGGCTCTCATTACACGAATGATGAACTCGACGTTGTTGTTGACACGGTGGGTGTGAGGTTAGGAGAGCCTTCCTTGTCCTCAAGACTTGGAGAATCACTGCGATCATGCGCCTGATCCCTTTCGCGCTCAGCTGACGAGGAGCGCTTGAAGACAGTCTGGCCAATTTGGCGCAGAATACCCATACGCTCGGCGCGGAGCTCTTCGAGGTCCAGACGCTGAACAGAAACAGGCTCTTGCTTTGAGATCTTGCAAAAGAGAGTAGAAAACAAATACTGGTCGCCGCTGGCATCGTAGAGAGGCAAATAACGGTAGCCCTGCGAAAGACTGGTGAGCTTGGCGGTGAAAGTAGCTAGCTGTACGCTGCTGCCTGTACTGCGACCGTCCATTGAACTCCAGACAGTCCATCGCACAAACACAAGATCGGGGTATTTAGTTTCTAGAGACAGCTTAAATTTGTCATTGAAAACGGGGCTGTAGCCATTGCTTTGCTCGATCTTGGTGCGGCGACGGTGCGGACATCCTATGCCAGACACGCCGTTGCGCGCAGAGGCATTCATACCACCTTCGCCGAGGACAAAGCTCTGGCCACGATCGTCAGCGCTAAACATCTCGATCTCGACATAAGGGTTGATGCTGTCGTCCTGTCCGATGGTGCGTGGACGGGGGAGCTGTTGCGCGGAGATGACGTCAACTGAGAACCGAACCAGTTTGCGCTCCATCTTGCGCTTCTGATTTCCATCTCCAACAGCCGGTAAACGAAGGCTTTCGGGCTTTAGGATATAACCGGTACGATCAGTTCCAGCGGCAAACATAGCCTGATTCATCTGCATTCCGATGTCGTAAGTTTGCCAGTTGAGCGCTACCATCTGCACACCACGGCGCCAGAACTTGTTAGGATCAAAGTTGGAAGAACGAAGTCGGAAGCCGGAGGGATACACCCGCGTGAGGTACTTGCGGTTGTGCGATTCAAGTGCAACTTTGTTGTCGTGGCTCTGACAGATGCTCTCGAAAGACCGTTCGGCAAACGAGTATATGTGGTTATATCGTCTGCTCTCTGGGGATGAGAAGCTGTGCCACTTGTAGCCACGAGTGTAGACACCCAAGTCAGAAAGAGGCTTAGTGATCTTGCTTTTCTGGCATCgctttttctttgtgtcGGTATGAACAGACACTAGCGCTGCATCACTGTCCTCTGTTGCACTGCTCATGCTCGTAGCAGTAAGCGAACGCCCATCTTGCAAGGTCAAAGGGCCGATGCTGTCGACGGGACCCATTGTGGGAGGACTCGAAAGTGAGGGAAGAGGCTGGGTGTTCATTTCAGGGAGCGTCGGTCGCACAAATGGCGTACTAGCACTGCGTTTGCGGCCGTGGGTACCAACAGAGCCGATGGCATTCTGGCGGGGATCAAACTGGGTCTCGTCACAAGTCTTGACTTTGACCAGAATACGACCCTTGAGCTCTTCGGGCGACGGAAGAACATGGCAGTTGGTCATCAAAGGCTCAAGGATAAGCCGCTCCTTGAATGTCTCCTTCATGATCTTGACCATTGCCAGTTGCTGTTCCGGGTTGCAGTGCACCTCTAGAGAAAGAATGAGAGGGAAGTCACAAGTGATGAATGCGTATCGATTGATGACGGTGATGCAATCCGCAAAGAGGACACTGGTGGTTAGAGTCCGCCCGTGAGACACGATGGGGCGTCCATCTGCGCCATCCCAGCAGTCGATCTCGACACATCGACACCCCTGTTGCAGCGCGCTAACATAAGCCTCGGTGCTTGATGCACCAGCCACTTGGCGGCCCAGGAGGTAAGTGTTGTGAGAGCTCGAGATGAAGTATTCATTCAACGGCCGGTCGAAGCTTGACTGGGGAGCACGTGAAGCGTAGACTCCATTGCTGGATGAAGACAAGAACACGGTAAATGCATCCAGGTTCATCCGCGACACAGGTGGAGGAAGCTCCGATCCTTCTGCAGACAGACTGCGAGATTTAGAGGCTCGCCGAACGTACTTGTCAAAAAGTGTAGCCCAGTAGACTCGGTCAGATTCGACATCTTCATTTTGCACATCAGAAAGGAAAGCCAAAAACTCTTCCCGAGTCATGCCTTCCTTTGAGTCTGCGGCGTGAAGCTTGAAAATGTCTTTGACATCCTTTCGTTCCTTTAAACGCAATAGGAAGTCCTTGAATTCGGAAAAATGCAACTTCCCGTTACAAGCAGCATCAGCTTTGGTGAACTGTGCCCGAAGCATGTTCTTGGAACAGTTAATATGCAAACTGCGGCAGACCTTCTCCACGGCGGCGAGATCAAGACTTTGTTCCTCTACCGGAGGAGGACCCTGCGGGAAGAGTCTCGACATCTCGCGTTGCCAGTGTGCTTGTAGAACTGCTTCGCTTTGACTCGAACCTGCCAGACCAGACATGAGGTCGATTCTGTAACGAGAGATATGCTCAAGGGTAGTAATCCATAGGTCAAGAACTCGGTCGCTAGGAGCGATGAGGTGCAACGTTTTGACTGTTCGGCCCTTAGAACGGTCAGAATCTGCAATGACAATGGTGAACCATCGGCGCTCCAAATCTTCAGGTATCTGATGTTCCTCGCGGTAGTTGCGAGCGTCAGCACCGACTCGGATTTCTTTAATATCATCGATATAGAAGCGTTTGGCCGGGTTGGAGACATCCCAGAAGACCTTCGCGGCATCTAGATCTAGGAAGAAGCGAACTTGCTTCCTGCGTTTCTTCGTTACCTTGGTTAAGACTGTGCCTCGCTGGACAGCAGAGTCTACCTTGGGTGCAACGGCAACTACGGGTATGGGACCAGTTTCGCGAGCCATGTTTATGCGACTCTCGATGCGAAGACTGGATGCTTCCGAGCCACCCCATGCGCCCAGGTTGTCCAAGGCTTTGCCGGCTTCATCCTCGTTGCTCGAATCAAGCGCGCAGTCTCGAACAGGTTGAGTGCCAGTTTTGCTATCACTGCGCCTACGCCTGATGATGGGGCCAGTGCTTCGGTCCCGTTTCTCCTTTTGGGTCGTAGACTGCCTCCGGCGCGTGAGTTTGTTGGCAGCGCCTCTTGAGATTCGTCGCATTAGGCCCGGCGCCTTCGTGGAAGCAGCAGGGTCACTGAAGCTGGAGGTATTTGCGTTTCCGGGAACGGCCATCATGGACTCGCCAAGTTCGAAGGGGCCTGGCACAGGGAGAGAAAGACCATTCACACGGCCAAAGGTTCCCTCGCTGGCAGATTGCAAGGGGGTGCCAGCAGATGTGAGATTATAGGGTGTGCCGGGAGCAGGGAAGGATGGGGTGGGAGTAGAGGTCGGAGAAGAAGCGAAAAAGGGTGCGAAAGAAGGGAGAGGGCCAGATGGCAAGGATGTGACAACATGATGTAAAGAAGTTGGTTGAGAGAGAGACGTCGCAAATATTAAGTCGGATTGGGTATCGGCATCCAGGGTCGGTGAGGTAGTCGCAGCATACG
It contains:
- a CDS encoding 1-phosphatidylinositol-4,5-bisphosphate phosphodiesterase 1, putative; translated protein: MAYAATTSPTLDADTQSDLIFATSLSQPTSLHHVVTSLPSGPLPSFAPFFASSPTSTPTPSFPAPGTPYNLTSAGTPLQSASEGTFGRVNGLSLPVPGPFELGESMMAVPGNANTSSFSDPAASTKAPGLMRRISRGAANKLTRRRQSTTQKEKRDRSTGPIIRRRRSDSKTGTQPVRDCALDSSNEDEAGKALDNLGAWGGSEASSLRIESRINMARETGPIPVVAVAPKVDSAVQRGTVLTKVTKKRRKQVRFFLDLDAAKVFWDVSNPAKRFYIDDIKEIRVGADARNYREEHQIPEDLERRWFTIVIADSDRSKGRTVKTLHLIAPSDRVLDLWITTLEHISRYRIDLMSGLAGSSQSEAVLQAHWQREMSRLFPQGPPPVEEQSLDLAAVEKVCRSLHINCSKNMLRAQFTKADAACNGKLHFSEFKDFLLRLKERKDVKDIFKLHAADSKEGMTREEFLAFLSDVQNEDVESDRVYWATLFDKYVRRASKSRSLSAEGSELPPPVSRMNLDAFTVFLSSSSNGVYASRAPQSSFDRPLNEYFISSSHNTYLLGRQVAGASSTEAYVSALQQGCRCVEIDCWDGADGRPIVSHGRTLTTSVLFADCITVINRYAFITCDFPLILSLEVHCNPEQQLAMVKIMKETFKERLILEPLMTNCHVLPSPEELKGRILVKVKTCDETQFDPRQNAIGSVGTHGRKRSASTPFVRPTLPEMNTQPLPSLSSPPTMGPVDSIGPLTLQDGRSLTATSMSSATEDSDAALVSVHTDTKKKRCQKSKITKPLSDLGVYTRGYKWHSFSSPESRRYNHIYSFAERSFESICQSHDNKVALESHNRKYLTRVYPSGFRLRSSNFDPNKFWRRGVQMVALNWQTYDIGMQMNQAMFAAGTDRTGYILKPESLRLPAVGDGNQKRKMERKLVRFSVDVISAQQLPRPRTIGQDDSINPYVEIEMFSADDRGQSFVLGEGGMNASARNGVSGIGCPHRRRTKIEQSNGYSPVFNDKFKLSLETKYPDLVFVRWTVWSSMDGRSTGSSVQLATFTAKLTSLSQGYRYLPLYDASGDQYLFSTLFCKISKQEPVSVQRLDLEELRAERMGILRQIGQTVFKRSSSAERERDQAHDRSDSPSLEDKEGSPNLTPTVSTTTSSSSFV